The Leptospira wolffii serovar Khorat str. Khorat-H2 genome has a segment encoding these proteins:
- a CDS encoding N-acyl homoserine lactonase family protein: protein MESKKNAKIKIHILHLGDTLVDESVIFNPEGKKLNPIHALGLFRSQKHKIKIPVTAYLIEHPKGKILIDTGFHKDVRRHPIKDLTLIHFLVNKPLQNAGEAVDEVLLEKGVQPSDLDFVILTHLHTDHAGGLRLVKDAKRILVSEEELRYAEKQKLQYVSHMWKGVKLETFRFADSKYGPVNKAYDLFGDESIILVYLPGHTPGLAGTLIRNNEKFVLLTSDSGYARKSWERMILPGVMSSREDTEHTFQWQRTLSKNANCIDCLATHETELSSMVYEF from the coding sequence ATGGAATCAAAGAAGAATGCTAAAATAAAAATTCACATATTGCATCTGGGAGATACTTTAGTCGATGAAAGTGTAATATTTAATCCAGAAGGCAAGAAACTAAATCCGATTCATGCGCTAGGATTATTTCGATCCCAAAAACACAAAATCAAGATTCCAGTAACCGCCTATTTGATAGAACACCCGAAAGGTAAAATCCTTATCGATACGGGATTTCATAAGGATGTAAGAAGACATCCAATTAAAGATTTAACCTTAATTCATTTTCTGGTGAATAAACCGTTACAAAATGCTGGCGAAGCGGTAGATGAAGTGCTTTTAGAAAAAGGGGTTCAACCTTCGGATCTGGATTTTGTCATTTTAACTCATTTACATACCGATCATGCTGGCGGACTCAGATTGGTAAAAGATGCTAAAAGAATTTTGGTTAGCGAAGAAGAACTTCGTTATGCCGAAAAACAAAAATTGCAGTATGTTTCGCACATGTGGAAAGGGGTAAAACTTGAAACATTTCGATTTGCTGACTCAAAGTATGGTCCGGTAAATAAAGCCTATGATCTCTTCGGCGATGAAAGTATTATCCTCGTCTACCTCCCGGGGCATACTCCCGGACTTGCAGGTACTTTAATTAGAAATAACGAGAAATTCGTTCTATTAACTTCCGATTCCGGCTATGCCAGAAAATCTTGGGAGAGAATGATTTTACCAGGAGTAATGAGCAGTCGTGAAGACACGGAGCACACTTTTCAATGGCAAAGAACATTGTCTAAAAATGCTAATTG